The DNA segment TGAGATCAATTGCATGAATTAAACAATACAATTAGACTCAGTCAAAAACCAAATTTTCAAGAATATTATTCACCATGAGATTCCTCTAAATAATTTCCTCCAATGTCTTTCTTGACCTCTTGTCCCTATTTTCAAAGGGCTGAAAACTATGTAATTTAGTTTCCTATAACCTTCTTCGCACATATACAAATTACCTTAATCgattttctgttaaaaaaaaatctaaattggtGTCACAACAATCTGTTCTCAAATACAATCATTTTGTATCATATCTTGTGTAACCACACATTTATCTTAAGATTCTCATTAATGCTACAcctatttttttcctattgtCCCTTTAAAGCCCAACTATACAGTATAGTTAGGAAGCACAGTAACTCACTTCAACATATTTGCTATTTATTTGctttattgaaaatgaatatCAATGCATCAGAGATTGATAATGAGCAATTGATTTAGATGTGCAGCGTAATGAggatattttgttattgtacAGGTGAACCTGCACGAACTGTTGGTTGGCGTGACCCTGGTTTTATACACACAAGTTTCTTAAAAGAACTGTGGCCAAATTTTAGGTATGCAAGAAACTATACTTTTATGTTTATGAAACCGTGATGATTTGCTGTATTTTTTTCTGAATGATTTTGTTTTGCTCTTCTTAGGTACACTTACAAGTTGGGGCATATGCTGTCTAACGGTTCTTATGTATGGAGTAAGAAGTATTCATTCAAGGCATCCCCATATCCTGGACAGAACTCTTTGCAACGTGTTATCATATTTGGTGACATGGGAAAGGTAGtattcaaaaagaaaatgtatatAGTATTCCCAAAGAAAATATCGAATGAAAGCACAAATTTTAAGCATGGCTAATAAAATGgggaatatttaatttattttttgtttgcatGTCCTTTAGGCTGAGCGTGATGGTTCAAATGAATATGCTGATTATCAACCGGGTTCTCTAAACACCACAGACCAACTCGTCAAGGATTTAGAAAATTATGACATTGTTTTCCACATAGGAGACATGCCTTATGCAAATGGATACATCTCACAATGGGACCAATTCACAGCTCAAGTGCAAGAAATTTCGTCAACAGTACCATACATGATTGCAAGGTTCTTTTTGTTGCAATCATTTTATGTCATTGACATTTAATTCGAGTTTTACATCTTATTAGACTGAAAATATCCGGTTCATTCATACTGCAGTGGAAATCATGAACGTGACTGGCCAAACACAGGATCATTCTATGATACTCCAGATTCAGGTGGAGAATGTGGAGTCCCTGCAGAAACCATGTATTATTTTCCTGCTGAGAATAGAGCCAAATTCTGGTATGTTACATCAATCTAAATGCAAACTATGATATGTTTGACATTAGTAAATCAGATTTTCTTCTATAATTTAAACTTGTCATCCCACTTTGTCCAAGATTGTGAATTTTACCTTCACTAATTGTTACCAATTCAGTCTTTTATAACTTCATCTTATCTAGAAAAGGCACTGCTTCATCCATATAGTTCATAATTATTAGGAAATCCCATATTGTCTGTCTCAATTCTTGGAATGCAACTTACATATTTATTGGATAATTTCACTTATAGTCAATTGGTTTTAAATTGAAATCTAACAATAACGCAATTTTTAGCTTTggcaactaaaaaaaaaaaacttttctacTTTTCGATGGTAATAATTAGTGCGTAAACTACAATAAACGATCAACATTGCAAATATGCAGGTATAAAGCAGATTATGGCCTGTTTCGTTTCTGCATAGCAGATAGTGAACATGACTGGAGAGAAGGATCAGAACAATACAAATTCATTGAGCATTGTCTTGCAACAGTAGATAGAAAGCATCAACCATGGCTAATCTTTTCAGCTCATCGTCCCCTTGGCTACTCCTCTAATCTTTGGTATGGCATGGAGGGTTCATTTGAAGAGCCCATGGGAAGGGAAAGTTTGCAGAAGCTTTGGCAAAAGTACAAAGTAGACATTGGATTTTATGGTCATGTCCATAACTATGAAAGAGTATGCCCCATTTATCAGGTATGCATATATGATAGCTAGATACCAAGGGGGATCTAGCTCtgtgagttattgtaaattctTTGTTATCTATCTTCGATTCTTAGGAATGAAAAAATACAATGTCTAGCTATATATACTGCTTCTCATTTCAATTcaacattgtttttttaatcatccTAATGCATGTGGTACAGAATCAATGTGTGAATGAAGAAAAGCATCACTACTCTGGCACTGTGAATGGAACAATTCATGTGGTTGTTGGTGGAGGGGGAAGTCACCTGTCAGACTTCACACCATCACCCCCTATTTGGAGTCTTTATAGGGACGTTGACTATGGGTTTGGCAAATTGACTGCTTTCAATCATTCATATCTCTTGTTTGAGTACAAGAAAAGTAGTGATGGAGAGGTCTACGACTCCTTTACCATTTCAAGAGACTACAGAGATGTTTTGGCCTGTGTGCACGATGGTTGTGAGAAAACTACTCTAGCAACATGAGTTATGTTGTGTCTATGTGTAGACCCGATATGgacttgaaataaaataaattattgtccaaataaataatggtTAATTTACTTACATCCGCTACTCCATATGAATAATACTGTAAAAACTTCAAATTAAACCGTCACATTGCCATAGTGTGATGATGATCATAACCTAactgcattatttttttaacattgattatatatataattgatgtaaaaaatgttatattttgtataaatttatatgaataactaatttaaaaagtcATTATTATAAATTCACAACGTATGTCTAAccaaaaaatgacattttaattttataagaacaaGTACTGAATTTTACAGACAAGAAttctaaatattttcatattaataatttgCAGCAAGGAACCAGTCTCAGATCCATcactgttatttttttaaacctgAAAACATATGAAGCACTCATTGACAGCGAGAACTGCAGAGACTATTACGCTGGGATGAGTAAAAAACATAAGTTAGGATTGAAGCATATTGGCTTTTTTATTACTAAGTTTTTATTGTCATGGAAAAATGTTTGATTTGAAAGCACAACTTTGTTCATAAtttcaaaagctaaaaacagagttttagaaaatagaaatcaaacacaCCCCACTCACTTTAATAGAACTGCTCAAATCAATGCACGAGACATTGATAGTAGGCTATTAATTTAGATGTGTAGCATAATAaagaaattttgttatatattctgAAGGTGAACCTGCAAGAAAGAACTCTTGGCTGGCGTAACCCTAGTTTTATACACACAAGTTTCCTGAAAGAACTTTGGCAAAATTTGAGGTATTCATTGTTGGTAAatctttgtgttttaatttaaaatttataaatatatattaattctattttacaaaataaaatatttattttagattttcttaagattttgttttaatgagtcaactagTTTGTTAGATTTGTTTTGACAACTGTAGGTTAATTTACAGCGGTCAACGATCATACTTTATTTGTTGTGCTTAAGGTGACCTGTGCCTATATATTCTCTTTCCTCATTTCTAAAAAAGATGACAGAACTATTTTCTCCCAAAATTTTCTATATCttctcttataaaataatttatttcttgagagtaagagcattggtgttcataaGGTACGGGGATCCTTTCActgcacacgatcggaaccaacaggttgtcgtatcttgggagaagagcgcaatcagaatttcttacccgtgcagtgggggcgttttctctctaaaGATAGCGTTTATgcgcttcaacccaggctatatctttttttccctaatttttttttcttgtgcctattgtatgttataatccattattcatgtgttgtcaattaaatttattttgctactgttattttgttatttaattcaagactgtgcatcttcttcgtatattattttccttcatttttattttattttctaacattCATATAACTAACCCTTTATGTTTATGGCACTATGATTTGTTTCTGAAGGGTTTTGTATTGCTCCTCTTCTCAGGTACACTTACAGGTTGGAGCATGTGCTGTCTAACGATTCTTACATATGGAGCAAGAAGTATTCGTTTAAGGCATCCCCATATCCTGGCCAAAACTCTTTGCAACGTGTTATCATATTTGGTGACACGGGAAAGGTAGTATtcacaaagaaaatattgaatgaaAACTCTAATTTTAAGTATGATTAACAAAATGGGggaaaaaattttattttgtttgcttgTCCTTGAGGTTGAGCGTGATGGTTCAAATGGATATGCTGTTATCAACATGGTTCTCTCAACACCACAGACCAACTCATCAAGGATCTGGACAATTATGACATTGTTTTCCATATAGGAGACATGCCTTACGCAAATGGATATCTCACAGTGGGACCACTTCACGGCTCAAGTGCAAGAAATTTCGTCAACAGTACCATACATGATTGCAAGGTTCTTTTGATTGCAGTCATTTTATATCATTGACATCTAAATCAAAATGAGCATTTCGTATAACACTGAAAATATTCGGTCCATTCATACTGCAGTGGAAATCATGAACGTGACTGGCCAAACACAGGATCATTTTTTGATACTCCAGATTCAGGTGCAGAGTGTGGAGTTCCTGCAGAAACCATGTATTATTTTCCTGCTGAGAATAGAGCCAAATTCTGGTATGTTACATCAATCTAAATGCAACCTATGATGCGTTTGACATtagtaaatcaattttttttttctctaatttaaaCTTGTTATTTCACTTTGTCCAAGATTGTCGATTTTACCTTCACTAAATGTTACCAATTCAGTATTTTTATAACTTCAACTTATCTACAAAAGATACCTCTTCATCCATATACTTCATAATACAATTTTTAGCTTTGGcaactaaaaaaaagtaacattaTTTTCTACTTTTCGATGGTAATAATTAGTACGTAAACTACAATAAACGATGAACATTGCAAATATGCAGGTATAAAGCAGATTATGGCCTGTTTCGTTTCTGCATAGCGGACAGTGAGCATGACTGGAGAAAAGGATCAAAACAATACAAATTCATTGAGCATGGTCTCGCAACAGTAGATAGAAAGCATCAACCATGACTAATCTTTTCAGCTCATCGTCCCCTTGGCTACTCATCTAATGATTGGTATGCCAAGGAAGGCTCATTTGAAGAGCCAATGGCAAGGGAAAGTTTGCAGAAGCTTTGGCAAAAGTACAAAGTAGATATTGCATTTTATTGTCATGTCCATAACTATGAAAGAATATGCCCCATTTATCAGGTATGCATATACGATGGCTAGCTAGATATACTGTTTCTCATTTCAATTCAGCAACattgtttttctaattatcCAAATGCACCTGTTGCAGAATCAATGTGTGAATCAAGAAAACCATCATTACTCTGGCACTGTGAATGGAACAATTCATGTGGTTGTTGGTGGTGGGGGAAGTCACTTGTCAGACTTCACAACACCCCCTATTTGGAGTCTTTACAGGGATCTCGACTATGGGCTTGGCAAATTGACTGCATTCAATCATCCATCTCTTGTTTGAGTACAAGAGAAGTAGTGATGGAGGGGTCTATGATTCCTTTACCATTTCAAGAGACTACAGAGATGTGTTGGCCTGATTTAGGAACCACGTATATAGAATCATATCAAAGATGACATGATTATGATTG comes from the Glycine soja cultivar W05 chromosome 6, ASM419377v2, whole genome shotgun sequence genome and includes:
- the LOC114416207 gene encoding nucleotide pyrophosphatase/phosphodiesterase-like; amino-acid sequence: MEGFFGNCFNMILLMLCFTNLSIAFAHSHMNGFGEQPLAKIAIHKTVLALHSSASIIAVPFVLGTKGEDTQWVTVELESPIPSVDDWVGVFSPANFNSATCPDTDGIGWVEEPYICTAPIKYKYANYSNRNYAKTGKAILKFQLINQRADFSFALFSGGLSDPRLVAISNSISFANPKAPVYPRLALGKSWDEMTVTWTSGYDINEAVPFVEWGPKGGKKTRSHAGTLTFNRNSMCGEPARTVGWRDPGFIHTSFLKELWPNFRYTYKLGHMLSNGSYVWSKKYSFKASPYPGQNSLQRVIIFGDMGKAERDGSNEYADYQPGSLNTTDQLVKDLENYDIVFHIGDMPYANGYISQWDQFTAQVQEISSTVPYMIASGNHERDWPNTGSFYDTPDSGGECGVPAETMYYFPAENRAKFWYKADYGLFRFCIADSEHDWREGSEQYKFIEHCLATVDRKHQPWLIFSAHRPLGYSSNLWYGMEGSFEEPMGRESLQKLWQKYKVDIGFYGHVHNYERVCPIYQNQCVNEEKHHYSGTVNGTIHVVVGGGGSHLSDFTPSPPIWSLYRDVDYGFGKLTAFNHSYLLFEYKKSSDGEVYDSFTISRDYRDVLACVHDGCEKTTLAT